The Brassica oleracea var. oleracea cultivar TO1000 chromosome C6, BOL, whole genome shotgun sequence genomic interval CAGAGAAAAAAGATAAAGGGTGATAAGGGATCACCTTGTCGCAGACCACGTTCAGGGGAGATATAACCATGGGATTGGCCGTTGATGAGGACCGAGTACTTAACTGTGGAAACGCAAGCCATTATCCAATTGACCCAAGTTCTGTGAAAACCTAATGAGTTGAGAAGAGCCTGAAGGTAGTTCCACTCCACTCTATCAAAGGCTTTTGACATATCAGTTTTTGCTGCCATGAAGTTTTTAGACTGTGAACTGCTTCGTGAGCTAGGATGATGTTGCCTGAAATAAGACGTCTGGAGACAAAGGCTAACTGATTAGAAGAAACAGTATCAGGGAGAATGCTTTGAAGTCTAGAAGCCAAAATTTTCGAAATCGTCTTGTACATCACTGTGCACAAGCTGATTGGCCTCAAGTCCGTCATCAGGGTAGCATTTGGTTTCTTAGGGATGAGACAGAGTTGAGTATAGTTCCATTCAGCTGGCATGATGCCTGAATCGAAGAAATGGATGACTTCTTTTGTTAGTTGATCTCCTACTATGCTCCAATAATTCTGGAAGAAAAAACCAGTCATTCCATCAACTCTTGGTGCACTTCCAGCTTTAATAGAAAACACAGCATTCTTCACTTCTTCTGGTGTGACCTTTTTAATTAGACAGTGATTCATCCTTTCTGATATCTTAGATGGAAAACCTCTGAGAATTTCAGAATAGTCTTCAGAGTTAGAAGATTTGAAAAGGTCCTGGAAGTAGTTAATAGCCACTTGAGCTTTAGAGGCTTCAGAACGATGTGCAACTCCATTAAGATCAATTAACTTAACCACTTCATTTTTTGCTCTCGCAGCTTTAACCGCAGCATGGAAAACCTTTGTATTACCATCCCCATGAATGATCCAATCATCCTTGCTTTTCTGTTTCCAGTAGTTTTCCTCATCTCTATAAGCTTTTAAGAGATCACATCTGATGAGATTAATACGGGTAGAGCAAGGATCCATAGCTGATTGTTCCACTTCCAGTTCATCATGAAGTTTTGTTATCCTTTCCTTTGAGTTGGCTTGATTATTTTTTTTCCATTTACTGAGAGCCTTTCTGCAGAAACTCAAACGGATTGAGACATAAACATCTTGATCATGACGTCTTTGATTCCAAGCCTGATGAATAGCTTCTTGTACAAGAGGTTTATGAAGCATTCGCCTATCAAACTTGAAAGAACCTCTATAAGAATCTTGAAATGCAGTTAGCTTTATCAGAACAGGTCTATGATCAGATCCTCTTTTGGCAAGGAAGGCTTGATTAGCAGAGGGAAAATATTTGAACCAATCAGAATTTCCAAACGCTCTATCAAGCTTGCTTTGAATCCATAATGTTTGTCTTCTCCCTCCCCAAGTATAGCTGTTCCCTGTACTTGGCAATTCAGTCATTCCGCAGGCATGAAGCATATCTGAGAAGGGTTGAAAAGATGCATCGCTTCTTCTAGGACCACCAATCTTTTCTTCATTGTTTAGGATCTCGTTAAAATCCCCGACCATGCACCAGGAACTTCTTCTATTTACACCCAAGCGCATCAACCTCTCCCAAACCACATGTCTATATTTAATGTTTGGGTTACCATAAATACACGAGAGAAAATACTGCTTATCGCCCATCTTAATATTAACATCCAAAAGATTTTTATCATAGTACAGAAGATCCACATCAACACTGTTTTTCCAAAATAAAGCTAACCCCCCCCCCCCCCCCCCATGTGTCAATCTTTGACAAATATAGCATCTCTTTTGAACTTTCTCATAGTAGAAATACACTGTGTGTTAATTACCTCCACGAAGGTTGATAGTTCGGAGTTTGCTTAGAGGTTTTGAGACATCAAGGATGATTTTTGACCCGGACAAAATCATGCCTCTGAGATTTCGTTGGGTCGAAAGTGACAGTATCCACATGTCCAATAAGTTCTCCAATTGTAGTGATCGCAGCTTCAGTGTAGTGATTCACCGGAATGTTCTTGATTTGAACCCAGATCGGGACGTGTTGAAGATAATCAGGTGGGGGGTTTTCCATCCATCGATCAATCGCGAGACCCCATTCATTATATGTTTGCATGCCTTTTTCCAGAACTTCTTCTAGATCATATGCATGGTTGAAGATGAACTGGAATCTTTCATCAGTGAGAGCAACACCTCTAACCCTGTTTTGTTTCTGCCATTTCCTTGGCATATCAAGGATCAGACTAGCCATATTTTGGTGAGAAGGGTTGAGAAGACGACCGATGAGACTGTTTGCATTCCTCTTAAAAGAGTAGAATTGAGGAAGATCGGGCATATCAAAAGGAACATCTTCATCGTCTTTAATCGATAAAGCCAACATCGCCTTGTCCATTTCAGATGACATAGTGAGAAGCACAAGGATAAAGGTTCTTAGAAAAAAGATCTTGATGAGATAAACACAGTGTTTTAAGGAAAGGAATTTTGATTTGATCTGAAACCTCTTCCTAATTTTACTTTCACAAGTCGTGGCTTGTCCAATCAATTCTTTGACAAATGACATCCCACTAAACCCTCAAGAAAACAAACTAATTTGGTATGCCATACACTTTCCTTTTTTGTCCTTATAACATGCATTCTTCAAAAAAAAGTAAACAACAAAAACATTGGGGTAAAAATCAATGATAGCATTTCATAGAATTGTATTAAGAATCAAACTATGCCTTGGTGAATTTATACCAACTTATATGATGTATGTCAGATACACATGGATCTATATCTTTTTGTATACAAAGTTATGTACAACTGTCTTCAGGATTTGAACACTCACAAGTGAGAGTTTGCGAGAAGAGAAGAGAAGACAAAGCATTGTCTCTCTTGAAGCGTTAAGACCCATCCTTTAAGGGCTTAAACGCAGCCAAAACAAGGGCTAATTTGCACACAAGAAAACTTAAAGTCCCCACCACCACTCTCTCTTTTGGGGTGATTGCAAATGCAGTGAGAAATCTTCTCCATTGTAACCCTCTAACGGCTCAAATCGACAACCAGAATATTGAGTCTTTCACTGCAGATTTGATTGGAGTTTTTGGATCATGAAGATCCTGGTTGCAATTCAGCAACTGATCTCTTACGAGCGGCAAGTAGAGAAATCCAAATGTTCCACTGGAGAAAGAAAGAGATTGAACTTCCAAGAAGAATGACGATTATACCACAGAGAAGCAGAGAGAGAGAGAGAGACAGAGAGAGTTTCATGTTTATGTACCTTTGTCAAATAGAAGTTTCTTTTAGTTAATCAAAATGTGGTCTTTCACAACAGGTTTATAATCTGCAAGTGTGCTTTCTTATTATATATGATGATGCTAATGGCTCAGAAGCTAGAATCAACAAACTCATAGAAGGTATTATTACCAGACCGGAACACTCTTCTCTTGCTGACAATGAATCAAATAAATGATTAATGGTAACCATATATAGCGGCCAAATTCTTGACATACACACTTATCATAGCTGGGTTCGTTCCTTTAAAACGTTACCCTTATGCAACTTTCCTGGCATTTCGACCATATCCTATAGTATCATATTAGCTTTAGCTGCTGGTTACGTAGATAAGCTCTCTCACATAGAATCATCAGAATCTTCTGATTCACTTCTCTCCGGGTCAGCTTCGGTTGCATTATTATTATTATTGTTAGTATTAGTCCCTGTCTCAGGAGCAGCTTCAGGCTTCTCAGCAGGTGAAGAAGAAGAAGACACTTTCTTGTTTGCATTATTATCACTAGTATTCTCGTTCGCAACTGTTTCCTCTTGTTGCTCATTTGCCTACACACACACACACACACCAAAAAAGTTGAGGTATAAAATGGACCTGACTCACAACTTAATATCAATTTAACCAATAATCAGACTTAAACAAACTAACGTTTCCCATTGTTCCGCCACTCAAGATGTTCAGCAAGTCTCTCTCAACGCGCTGTACAAGCTCCGGCTGCAACATTTTTGACAATAAAGGTTACGTCAAAAGAAGAAACTATCAACGGATTCCAAAACAGCTACATGCATCATCAAGATTCAATCATAACTTTCAAACTAGAATCTACACTACACCCGTTCT includes:
- the LOC106297548 gene encoding uncharacterized protein LOC106297548, with product MDKAMLALSIKDDEDVPFDMPDLPQFYSFKRNANSLIGRLLNPSHQNMASLILDMPRKWQKQNRVRGVALTDERFQFIFNHAYDLEEVLEKGMQTYNEWGLAIDRWMENPPPDYLQHVPIWVQIKNIPVNHYTEAAITTIGELIGHVDTVTFDPTKSQRHDFVRVKNHP